In one Neobacillus sp. WH10 genomic region, the following are encoded:
- a CDS encoding TOMM precursor leader peptide-binding protein, protein MAAHILIDGEGLLADYVFDQLSGNYLVRRQSILEEVPEEIELALVLHDAWNPAIHLKAEEKYKNAGIPWLRGFVSFGEGIIGPLVRPDTPGCSFCSDIRRMIAGSDRKEMWELQLRMAAGEGIMQDAWVSRTGLLQMAALICNEVQKVLQGEPSNLEERVFIVNLRTLTNFSHFFLPNPLCPICSPLPDDTPELAQIRLESSPKFNGSGYRSRSMDEFKTVLVKDYLDFRTGVMNGKIQDFTLPFADVLVNMPLFEADEGVAGRSNSYELSELTAILEGLERYCGIEPRGKRTVVRDSYHNLKQNALNPARVGLHEKEQYAKPHFPFKPFHPDDPMNWVWGYSFLQERPILVPELLAYYSLGYGEGFVYETSNGCALGGSFEEAIFHAIMEVVERDSFLLTWYAKLRLPRLDLSSANDKELQLMVDRIREVAGYDLYFFNSTMEHAIPSVWAVAKNRRSKGVNLICAAGANPDPVGAVKSAIYELAGMMVRHDEILEENQQKYEHMLQNPFAVRTMEDHGLLYGLREAEERLSFLLDDQRPLRTFAEEFKEPSANTDLKEDLQDILQKFRRLDLEVIVVDQTTPITKRNGLFCVKVLIPGMLPMTFGHHLTRVKGLERVLRVPMKLGFMKQPLSYEQLNPYPHPFP, encoded by the coding sequence ATGGCCGCCCATATTCTCATTGACGGAGAGGGTTTATTAGCGGATTATGTCTTTGATCAATTGTCCGGCAATTATCTCGTAAGGCGTCAAAGCATATTAGAAGAGGTTCCCGAAGAAATAGAATTAGCTCTAGTGTTGCACGATGCCTGGAATCCTGCCATTCATCTAAAAGCGGAAGAAAAATACAAGAACGCAGGTATCCCGTGGCTTCGAGGCTTCGTTTCTTTTGGTGAGGGAATCATTGGTCCTTTAGTTCGCCCTGATACACCGGGATGTTCTTTCTGCTCTGACATACGGCGTATGATAGCTGGATCCGATCGGAAAGAAATGTGGGAGCTACAGCTAAGGATGGCAGCAGGAGAAGGTATCATGCAAGATGCATGGGTATCAAGAACAGGTCTATTACAAATGGCAGCATTGATATGTAACGAAGTTCAAAAGGTTCTTCAAGGAGAACCCAGCAATTTAGAAGAAAGAGTGTTCATTGTTAACCTAAGAACGTTAACCAATTTTAGTCACTTTTTCTTGCCTAATCCCTTGTGCCCGATTTGCAGTCCATTACCTGATGATACACCAGAATTAGCTCAAATTAGGTTAGAATCTAGTCCTAAATTTAATGGTAGTGGTTATCGCAGCCGATCGATGGATGAATTTAAAACAGTACTGGTCAAAGACTATCTGGATTTTCGTACTGGTGTCATGAATGGAAAAATACAGGATTTCACGCTGCCATTTGCTGATGTTTTAGTGAACATGCCGTTATTTGAAGCGGACGAGGGAGTCGCTGGCCGGTCTAATTCTTATGAATTGAGCGAGCTGACTGCCATTTTAGAGGGGTTGGAACGATATTGCGGGATTGAGCCTCGAGGAAAAAGGACGGTAGTTCGTGATAGTTATCATAATTTAAAGCAAAATGCCCTAAATCCTGCAAGAGTAGGTTTGCATGAAAAGGAACAATATGCAAAGCCTCATTTTCCGTTTAAACCGTTTCATCCTGATGACCCAATGAATTGGGTCTGGGGCTATTCGTTTTTACAAGAACGTCCTATACTTGTTCCGGAGTTACTCGCCTATTACAGTTTGGGGTATGGGGAGGGCTTTGTTTATGAAACCTCCAATGGATGTGCCTTAGGGGGAAGTTTTGAAGAAGCTATTTTCCATGCCATTATGGAGGTTGTCGAGCGGGATTCATTCTTGTTAACTTGGTATGCAAAACTCCGCCTTCCGCGTCTTGACCTTAGTTCGGCTAACGATAAAGAATTACAGCTGATGGTCGACCGTATACGTGAGGTGGCGGGATATGATCTTTATTTTTTCAATTCGACGATGGAACATGCGATTCCAAGCGTGTGGGCAGTAGCCAAAAACAGAAGATCCAAGGGTGTAAACCTCATTTGTGCAGCCGGAGCTAACCCTGATCCTGTAGGGGCTGTAAAAAGCGCAATTTACGAGCTTGCGGGAATGATGGTTAGGCATGACGAAATATTGGAGGAAAACCAGCAGAAATATGAACATATGTTACAGAATCCGTTCGCAGTACGTACCATGGAGGACCATGGTTTGCTCTACGGGCTGCGAGAAGCAGAGGAACGGCTGAGTTTTTTATTGGATGATCAACGTCCATTACGTACGTTTGCAGAAGAGTTCAAGGAGCCGTCTGCAAATACTGATTTGAAGGAAGATCTTCAGGATATTCTTCAGAAGTTCCGCCGGTTAGATCTGGAGGTCATTGTGGTGGACCAAACGACACCGATAACCAAACGGAATGGATTATTCTGTGTGAAAGTATTGATCCCTGGTATGCTACCGATGACATTCGGACATCACCTTACCCGTGTGAAAGGGCTGGAGAGGGTCCTTAGAGTGCCAATGAAACTTGGATTTATGAAACAGCCGTTATCGTATGAACAGCTTAATCCATATCCCCACCCATTCCCATAA
- a CDS encoding SagB family peptide dehydrogenase, whose product MELETFVHHLHFDTEKVAPPDWQVDWEDAPLPYKLYRGLPEIPLNADVPLTLGGREAKAEPSREELGHFLWYVYGITQYSQIALIEDTEEKGAVSYAQLFRRFVPSGGALYPNELYVYVKLKDTPMGIYHYDAAHQRLLLLREGNYDSYLSRSLGNSCDLSDCFCTVFVSTLFWKNFYKYNNFSYRLQGLDAGVLIGQSLEVANTMGFSSRVCYQFLDRSINHLLGLSEQEESVYAVIPLSINQLNNSAEDDHIRRESVSATELCREVPLLEHVSYNRSKRVIDFPMLRKMNEASILETTRSFVKMQKDNHLKPFLGSEVIMLPFTERFSYDLASICQERRSPDIDFMMGKVSQTQLSTLLNETFSVSYQNDLDDRHRNAETRISLYGSFYNVEGVPNGAYVYDKSAHALRRITQGDFRESLQNGLIMPNVNLYQVPLCMHVVGDKDHLKENLGYRGYRIQQMEAGILVQRLLLVACALGMGGHPLLGFDVNQCDELYRISSKGKTSLIQIPVGPYRPRAWLKGRLLS is encoded by the coding sequence TTGGAGCTAGAAACATTTGTACATCATCTTCACTTTGATACAGAAAAAGTTGCTCCTCCAGATTGGCAAGTGGATTGGGAGGATGCACCACTTCCCTATAAACTGTACCGGGGCTTACCAGAGATTCCGCTGAACGCAGATGTACCGTTAACACTGGGCGGACGGGAAGCTAAGGCAGAACCTAGTCGGGAGGAGCTAGGTCATTTCTTATGGTATGTATACGGCATTACTCAATACTCGCAAATCGCTTTAATCGAGGACACCGAGGAAAAAGGTGCTGTGAGCTATGCCCAGTTATTCCGCAGATTTGTACCCTCTGGCGGGGCGTTATATCCCAATGAATTATATGTGTATGTAAAGCTGAAGGACACGCCAATGGGAATTTACCATTATGATGCGGCTCACCAACGCCTCCTCTTGCTGCGAGAAGGAAATTACGATTCATACTTATCAAGAAGTCTTGGAAATAGCTGTGATCTTTCTGACTGTTTCTGTACTGTTTTTGTCTCGACGTTATTTTGGAAGAATTTTTATAAATACAATAATTTTTCCTACAGACTCCAAGGGTTAGATGCTGGTGTGTTAATTGGGCAATCTTTAGAAGTGGCCAATACGATGGGGTTTTCATCTCGGGTATGCTACCAATTTCTTGATAGGTCTATTAATCATTTGCTTGGGCTTTCCGAACAGGAAGAAAGTGTATATGCCGTTATCCCCTTATCTATTAATCAACTTAACAATAGTGCTGAAGACGATCATATTAGAAGGGAAAGTGTTTCTGCCACTGAATTGTGTCGGGAAGTGCCACTGTTGGAGCATGTTTCCTATAACCGTTCAAAGAGAGTTATTGATTTTCCGATGCTGAGAAAAATGAATGAAGCATCGATATTGGAAACAACAAGGTCATTTGTAAAGATGCAGAAAGATAATCATTTGAAGCCTTTCTTAGGTTCGGAGGTAATCATGCTGCCATTTACAGAGCGTTTTTCGTACGATCTTGCATCCATTTGCCAAGAGAGGCGTTCTCCTGATATTGATTTTATGATGGGTAAAGTCAGTCAAACGCAACTATCCACTTTGTTAAATGAGACATTTTCCGTATCGTATCAGAATGACCTTGACGACAGACATAGGAATGCTGAGACCCGAATTTCTTTATACGGCAGTTTTTATAACGTGGAGGGAGTTCCAAATGGTGCTTATGTTTATGACAAAAGCGCTCATGCACTTCGGAGAATAACTCAGGGGGATTTTCGGGAGTCTTTACAAAATGGATTAATAATGCCGAATGTGAATCTGTATCAAGTTCCACTCTGTATGCATGTCGTTGGAGACAAGGATCACCTTAAAGAGAATTTGGGATATAGAGGATATCGCATTCAACAGATGGAAGCGGGCATTCTCGTGCAACGACTGCTCTTAGTGGCGTGTGCCTTAGGGATGGGGGGGCATCCATTGCTAGGGTTCGATGTGAACCAATGTGATGAACTTTATAGGATCAGTTCGAAAGGGAAAACCAGCTTAATCCAAATTCCGGTGGGTCCATACCGTCCACGTGCCTGGTTAAAAGGGCGTTTGCTTAGCTAG
- a CDS encoding response regulator transcription factor produces the protein MNIRILIADDHHVVRRGLVFFLRTQKGLDIIGEAANGKEAVELAKSLRPDLILMDLVMPEMDGIQATRIIKKEQPEIKIMMLTSFSDQDHVIPALEAGASGFQLKDIQPDELVVSINKIMSGENQLHPTATSHLLANLSNKSKQEKNLLEELTKRELDVLKEIAKGKSNKEIAASLFITEKTVKTHVSNLLAKLELADRTQAALYAVKNQLVD, from the coding sequence ATGAATATACGCATATTAATAGCAGACGACCATCATGTCGTCAGAAGGGGCCTGGTCTTTTTTCTCCGCACTCAAAAGGGGCTTGATATTATCGGGGAAGCCGCAAATGGAAAAGAAGCCGTCGAGCTGGCAAAATCACTAAGACCGGATCTTATTCTAATGGATTTGGTTATGCCTGAAATGGATGGAATCCAAGCAACAAGGATCATTAAAAAAGAACAGCCCGAAATCAAAATTATGATGTTAACTAGCTTTTCAGATCAGGATCATGTGATTCCCGCCCTTGAAGCAGGTGCTTCCGGATTCCAGTTAAAGGACATCCAGCCCGATGAACTTGTCGTATCGATAAACAAAATCATGAGCGGAGAAAACCAGCTTCATCCGACAGCTACTTCGCATTTACTGGCCAATTTGTCCAATAAAAGCAAACAGGAAAAAAATTTGTTAGAGGAATTAACCAAAAGAGAGCTGGATGTTTTAAAAGAAATAGCTAAAGGAAAAAGTAACAAAGAAATTGCCGCCTCTCTCTTTATCACGGAAAAAACCGTAAAAACTCATGTATCAAACCTATTGGCAAAGCTCGAGCTGGCTGACCGGACACAAGCTGCCCTTTATGCGGTAAAGAATCAATTAGTAGACTAA
- a CDS encoding GAF domain-containing sensor histidine kinase: MSVEAGYEEIGILKEIAELLNEGTDTKVVLSGVLKKLLHVTGLQTGWIFLIDENGGYQLAADEALPPALANDHKHRMCQGECWCVNKYNNRKLNKASNIMECKRIEDVIEEKAGETCGLTHHATVPLRAGQERFGILNVGSPNKTHFQKNELALLEAIAYQIGTALKRIKLTQREQETALVAERNRLARDLHDSVNQLLFSLSLTARAGVEMTQTDEVKQTFSYIQDLAQEALGEMRALIWQLRPQGLENGLVSALRSYANMLGLSIETKVTGAASIPGKVEEALWRIGQEALANCKKHSQTTKAVLLFHASKDGVVMTIKDSGCGFHYEENLEIPSLGLKNMKSRAESLNGTFQLKSKPGSGTVIQIHIPF; encoded by the coding sequence ATGTCTGTAGAGGCTGGATATGAAGAAATCGGCATATTAAAGGAAATTGCTGAGCTTTTAAATGAAGGAACGGATACAAAAGTTGTGTTATCTGGTGTTTTGAAAAAACTTCTCCATGTGACTGGACTCCAAACAGGCTGGATTTTTTTAATCGATGAAAATGGCGGGTATCAGCTCGCAGCCGATGAAGCCCTGCCGCCTGCTTTAGCAAATGACCATAAACATAGGATGTGCCAGGGTGAGTGCTGGTGCGTGAATAAATACAACAATCGAAAACTGAATAAAGCATCTAATATTATGGAATGTAAACGAATTGAAGATGTTATTGAAGAAAAAGCTGGAGAAACTTGCGGCCTGACCCATCATGCGACCGTCCCGCTCCGAGCCGGACAAGAACGATTCGGTATATTAAATGTAGGTTCGCCAAACAAAACTCATTTCCAAAAAAATGAACTCGCTTTACTTGAAGCAATTGCCTATCAAATAGGAACAGCATTAAAACGAATCAAATTAACCCAACGGGAACAAGAAACAGCGCTTGTTGCCGAGCGAAATCGGCTTGCACGGGATCTTCACGATTCCGTTAACCAGCTATTATTTTCGCTAAGCCTAACCGCAAGGGCAGGAGTGGAGATGACACAAACCGATGAAGTAAAACAAACGTTTAGTTATATACAGGATTTAGCCCAGGAAGCTCTAGGGGAAATGCGTGCCTTGATCTGGCAGCTGCGGCCGCAGGGACTGGAAAATGGACTGGTAAGTGCTTTAAGAAGCTACGCTAATATGCTTGGCCTGTCGATTGAAACAAAGGTGACAGGAGCAGCCAGCATTCCTGGTAAAGTGGAGGAAGCTTTGTGGCGGATCGGGCAAGAGGCTTTGGCCAATTGTAAAAAGCATTCCCAGACCACAAAAGCGGTTTTATTGTTTCATGCTTCAAAAGATGGGGTGGTGATGACAATCAAGGATTCAGGCTGTGGCTTCCATTATGAAGAAAATCTTGAAATCCCCTCATTAGGATTAAAAAATATGAAATCACGGGCAGAATCATTGAATGGGACATTTCAATTAAAAAGCAAACCGGGAAGCGGGACAGTTATACAGATTCACATTCCTTTCTAG
- a CDS encoding VOC family protein yields MRFHHYALEVNNIEKSIAFYKKYLELKEEKRLFFMGEEIVFLASDDFRLELISGQHKNDKTTHICFEVSNLHEVMNRLNDIRKIEGPYKLQNGWETVFFEGPDQEIIEFLQVRPV; encoded by the coding sequence ATGCGTTTTCACCATTATGCACTTGAAGTGAACAATATAGAGAAGTCTATCGCTTTTTACAAAAAATACTTGGAACTTAAGGAAGAAAAACGATTATTTTTCATGGGGGAAGAGATTGTGTTTCTTGCTTCAGACGACTTTAGGCTTGAGTTGATCTCTGGGCAACATAAGAACGATAAAACAACTCATATTTGTTTTGAGGTAAGCAACCTCCATGAAGTGATGAACCGTTTGAATGACATTAGAAAAATAGAAGGACCATACAAGCTTCAAAATGGCTGGGAGACAGTCTTTTTTGAAGGACCCGATCAGGAAATCATTGAGTTTTTGCAGGTAAGACCTGTTTAG
- a CDS encoding S-adenosylmethionine:tRNA ribosyltransferase-isomerase yields MAATKALDFFLPDELNASHPPEKRGIRRDHVRMMVLSRSTGQIRHDRFFHLTNYLHPGDLVILNNSRTIPAVLQAEWLRNAIHLAPRIEVRLARRRGEDTWEALIVANPVKTGDILQFSPELSATVIAEKENSPLKIIKFTKKGTDLFNIIYALGEPVRYEYIDHPWDLDYYQTVFASHPGSVEMPSAGRAFSWELLFKLIRKDIQVDYIQLHTGLSYLLDDQWIQTPEENEEEYHISDRTMEMILETKASGRKVIAVGTTVVRALESAATNGELSGLTNLYIDQHYPLKIADGIITGFHEPKASHLDMLSAFVSEQHLFQAYEQAIEDCYLWHEFGDMNLII; encoded by the coding sequence ATGGCAGCGACAAAAGCGTTGGATTTTTTTCTTCCCGATGAACTGAATGCTTCCCATCCCCCTGAAAAACGGGGCATACGAAGGGATCATGTACGGATGATGGTTCTGAGCAGGTCTACAGGACAAATCAGGCATGACCGTTTCTTTCACTTGACAAATTATCTCCATCCCGGGGATCTGGTTATTTTAAATAATAGCCGAACCATTCCTGCGGTTTTACAGGCTGAATGGCTTAGAAACGCCATTCACCTAGCACCAAGGATTGAAGTCCGTTTGGCAAGGCGCCGTGGTGAGGATACTTGGGAAGCGCTAATCGTAGCAAATCCTGTAAAAACGGGCGATATACTGCAATTTTCACCTGAATTGTCAGCAACGGTGATAGCTGAAAAAGAAAATTCCCCACTAAAAATCATTAAGTTTACTAAAAAAGGAACGGACCTATTCAATATCATTTATGCTCTTGGTGAACCGGTACGATATGAATATATTGATCATCCATGGGACTTGGATTACTATCAAACGGTTTTTGCCAGCCATCCGGGCTCAGTGGAGATGCCCTCGGCAGGCAGGGCATTTAGCTGGGAGCTGCTATTTAAGCTGATTCGTAAAGACATACAGGTTGATTATATCCAGCTGCATACAGGATTAAGCTATTTGCTTGATGACCAATGGATCCAGACACCCGAAGAGAATGAGGAGGAGTATCATATCTCTGACCGTACAATGGAAATGATTCTCGAGACGAAAGCATCCGGCAGAAAAGTAATAGCGGTTGGTACGACTGTAGTCAGGGCTCTTGAGAGTGCAGCTACGAACGGAGAGCTATCTGGATTGACGAATCTATATATCGATCAACATTATCCTTTAAAAATTGCAGATGGAATCATTACTGGTTTTCATGAACCGAAGGCCAGCCACCTCGATATGCTGTCCGCCTTTGTATCCGAACAGCATTTGTTTCAGGCCTATGAACAAGCAATTGAAGACTGCTATTTATGGCATGAGTTTGGGGATATGAATCTCATTATATGA
- a CDS encoding SDR family oxidoreductase, with protein sequence MKNKVVMITGASKGLGKALTLAFAKEGAKLAICARSEEKLLMVKDATERLGAEVLAVTADISKSRDVERFVAMAEKEYGHIDVLINNASILGPSPMPLLLDYPEEDFCEVLRVNAVSPFLVTRRVIPGMLEQNVGSIINVTSEAGHTGFAGWGAYGISKFAVEGLTQTWANELSETNVRVNMVDPGEMDTDMHKLAVPNCDYPLAMPEDVVDIFLYLASDKAAEINGQRFAAQSEGV encoded by the coding sequence ATGAAAAATAAAGTTGTAATGATTACTGGAGCATCTAAAGGTTTAGGTAAAGCGTTAACGTTGGCATTTGCAAAAGAAGGAGCTAAGTTAGCAATATGCGCTAGATCAGAAGAAAAACTGCTGATGGTAAAGGATGCAACTGAGCGCTTAGGTGCTGAAGTGTTGGCGGTTACTGCTGATATTTCCAAGTCAAGGGATGTGGAACGATTCGTTGCGATGGCGGAGAAAGAATATGGCCATATTGATGTCCTGATTAATAATGCCTCTATTTTAGGGCCAAGTCCAATGCCATTGCTCCTCGATTACCCTGAAGAGGACTTTTGTGAGGTGCTTCGAGTGAATGCGGTTTCGCCATTTCTCGTAACAAGAAGAGTGATACCGGGAATGCTTGAGCAGAATGTTGGATCGATTATCAATGTGACATCTGAAGCCGGTCATACGGGCTTTGCGGGTTGGGGCGCATATGGGATATCAAAATTTGCCGTTGAGGGTCTCACCCAAACGTGGGCAAATGAATTGAGTGAAACCAATGTCCGGGTCAACATGGTCGATCCGGGAGAAATGGACACAGACATGCACAAATTAGCCGTTCCAAATTGTGATTACCCATTGGCTATGCCGGAGGATGTAGTTGACATATTTTTATATCTTGCCTCGGATAAGGCTGCAGAAATTAATGGCCAGCGTTTTGCGGCCCAGTCAGAGGGTGTGTAA
- a CDS encoding YbaK family protein, with product MTVITTFKERKREKQIKYERSVLKELSINTLKERVRQYFGSTRIASSFVMNTGIEEACYDVALEAFLLGAKFSKFGYYGEDMEAVRLRCFKEEKHLIDTLYNFLLYWGSEEEGTMSESLYYLCEQYIHVWWREGYEKGQRRLKLRLH from the coding sequence GTGACTGTGATTACAACCTTTAAAGAAAGAAAACGGGAAAAACAAATAAAATACGAACGCTCCGTCCTTAAGGAGTTATCGATCAATACGTTGAAAGAAAGAGTACGACAATACTTTGGATCGACAAGAATTGCCTCAAGCTTTGTTATGAATACAGGAATAGAAGAAGCTTGTTACGATGTTGCCCTAGAAGCTTTTCTGTTAGGGGCGAAATTCAGCAAGTTTGGTTATTATGGGGAAGATATGGAAGCAGTGCGTTTACGCTGCTTTAAAGAAGAAAAACACCTAATTGATACGCTATACAACTTTTTACTCTATTGGGGAAGTGAAGAAGAAGGTACGATGAGCGAGTCGCTTTATTATCTATGTGAACAATATATCCATGTCTGGTGGCGTGAGGGATACGAAAAAGGCCAAAGACGCCTCAAGCTCCGACTTCATTAA